Below is a genomic region from Primulina eburnea isolate SZY01 chromosome 9, ASM2296580v1, whole genome shotgun sequence.
AATTAAAGAAACCAATTAACCACGACTGCCACATTCCAAGAAGGCGTTTACACAAACCTAAGCACGCTCCCCTCGGATTCTGCGAGCAAGCTGGATGTCTTTGGGCATGATGGTCACTCGCTTGGCATGAATTGCACACAAGTTAGTGTCCTCGAACAGACCCACCAGGTAGGCCTCCGCAGCCTCCTGAAGCGCCAGAACTGCATGGCTCTGGAAACGGAGATCAGTCTGCAACAAAAAATCAGGGCAATCAGTCAAAAACCCAGAACATAAACTACAAGCATTTTCATCATGATTATGGATGTAAACAAATCAATATGCTCGCGAGCTACTCAAAGCTAGACTAAGGTAAAAAAACTCATTCGAGAACGTATGTCAAACCTATCCAACCGAGCTCGAACTTAAATACATCAGGCCCTAAGCTAGCGAGCTTGTTCTCGAGCTCAACTAGTTCATTGGTTTTTGATTGTACAATGATAACTTGCGTTGGCCCATATCGAAATTAAAGTATAAAGGAAATGATTGAAAGAATATAAAATGATGAACATAATCCCTTAAATTATCATATCTTATTTGACCTTTTGGCTAAGAATGGTCAACAAGCTCATTAACAAACTTAATTAACGAGCTCGAAAGTTATCTTATTTAACAAGCTCGAAAATGAGCCAACTTAACGAGTCGAGCGTGAGCCAGACTCgttaaacatgataaacgagctattaacgagtcgagctcgagttATTCACGagcttaataattttaaaacgaatcgagctcgaaccTCATGATAAAATCTGGAAACGAGCTTgagcctatatatatataacttaaGCGAGTCTAACTCGAGCCTAATACTGTATGGCTCGGCTCGTTTACATACCTAATCATGATACAAACATAGAGTATTAAACCAACCTTGAAATCTTGGGCAATTTCACGAACAAGCCTTTGGAAAGGCAACTTCCTGATCAAAAGCTCGGTACTCTTCTGGTACTTGCGGATTTCACTGTAACACGACATCATCGTGGGCATCAACAATTGAACATGAACATATTAATTACCACATAACACAAGGAGGAGTAACCTACCGAAGCGCAACGGTACCAGGGCGGTAACGATGAGGCTTCTTCACTCCACCGGTGGTGGGGGCCGACTTTCGGGCAGCCTGCACGTAGAAATTGTACCCAATGAGTGAAAAATATCACATtatgaaaaaataaatcaatCCCATAATTTAATTTTGTATCCTGTAAGTAATGTAGGAACCTTGGTAGCCAATTGTTTCCTGGGAGCCTTTCCTCCTGTGGACTTACGAGCAGTTTGCTTGGTACGAGCCATCTGCTGGTAAAAAAAAACACTTTCTTTAACACATGCACATTAAGATGATTAGTTAGTCCCGAAAATCTATAGTCATGTGCTTCTTCGGGTGAATTTGAGAAAATTGTGAACTCCCCCGAAGCGGAAGTGTAATTTTATAGAGGTTAATAAATTTCTTAAAATATCTTCATATTAATCAAATTGAACACAAGAACATCCAATAATTATCCCAAGAACCATTGATAAAATAGATTACAACAGAAACGAGAACGCGAAATCTACGTATGGGAGGAGCATCTATGATAAGAAGATAAAATCTGATTGCATCAAAAACCTATCCCGAAACCATGAAAGCCCTAATTCAAGTAGTAGTACCGATCATGAATAACTCCGAAAATTCTCAATGCTGACAAAAAATACAACCAAAATCAAATCTAATAGCTCCAGGGAAAATGAAAAAACAAAGCACGACAACATTAATATTGAGCATCTATACAACAAAAACGCCATCATATATatgaaaaatcaaaataaattcGACAGTTGAAACAAaaaagagaagaagagaaagatCAACCCGTATTCCTTCTCTGCCGAGGAGCGAACCAAAATCGTGGAAGGGTGGAGATTGGTGCTTATATAATGAGGGCGAAGAATCCAACGGTATCGAATATGGTAAATTGTGTTTTCTCGTGATAAGTGAACGGCAGTGATGTAAAGTTATGGAATGACACGGATCGACCAGTTTTGTGTTTATTTAAGGTTTCCAAAACGCAGCCGAAGAAGCTCTACGAATTTAAGAGtttttaatcaatttttttttaaaaaattttaatataatattatgccAAATAAgagttaaaatatatttaatacataaattttgaatcaggGAAACAAATGAGATCTGTTTTTTTCACGGAAAGAATTTCATATAGTCAATCACAACTTTGAcccttttttttattgtttataacTAAACTAACATGATTATTTAATGTTTAATTGAAGTGTTTTTCTTCTTATAATATCATCAGATATTAGTTCTTCGATCATCAATATGTCAATTTTGATAAAAATATGAGCGACTCATATGATCTAATGATATTGAAATATGAAGAGAAAATATAACATATACTACCCAGATTGGATTCATCATTTTACTCCTTAATTCATGCTTAAGCTCACTCAATTGTTTAAACAATGAGGAGGGGAACTATAGCCAACTAAACATAAtctctaatttttttattcatattattcttttttaatattaattaatatttaaaaaattatttgatgGATATTGTCTTGTACACTACAACAAATATTCCATAATTTTCGACACTTTACTGTTAGATTATCTTAGTTTCGTATTGAACAATTCGCCCCACTTCgatttgatttaaatgaggCTGGTTAGTCAGATCATCTCTAATCCATTAcattattttgatataaaacaaACTTCAAAATAGTATAATTCTTATATCAAATAGAACACTTATCTTCATCATCAATTTTATTCACTCAACTAATTTATTccacaaaatatttattaacaagctatttaaaatatcaacatgttaatatatcataatttttttccaatgaatattgaattataaaaagaataaataatttaattatttataggctaaatatattttataaaatacatACAAATTTCTCAAAATTAACAACTGCAAAAAAgcaaataaaacaaaaatataaaaaaataccaAAGACTCTCCAACATAGCGCAGAAGATAGCACTGCCTTGGAGCAGAGAAACAGAGGCGATATCTTAGCGTCGGGTTAGAGATACCTTAGAAACCCAACCGGGTCATGGCTATCAATGGGTTGAAAATGTCGGCCACGTTTAATTCAActagtaaaaaaatatttattaaaaacaaCAATAGTTCAAACTCCTGAATCCCTAATTATCGAACTCATACAAGTCGATCTATTTCCAAATACATTTCCACCAGTGCAAATGAAAGATTAGAAAAGAATGTTTGAACAAAGCTCTGCCATTGATGATCCATTCAACATAAAACTTCATGATGGATCCTCAAAATAATCATCAGTTAAGAGGAAACATTATGTACAGTGTCACGCCCTTGCACTATTGCCTTCATCTGTGATCCGTAAAAATGTCAACCGTGCATAATGTATAAGAAGCCAAATACCATTAGTCTTGCATATCTCGCCGATCACCTGGCTCGTTCGACGGCTTAGCATCAATTTTTTCCTTTTCAGCCACAGGAGAACCATTTCCACTACGTTGTTTAGCCAATTCCTTTGTATCTTCAGAACTTGGTCGTGGAACCGTGTCCTCTTCGATAGGGAGGGTCCTCTTTGAGCCCTCCAATGCAACGCCAAGAAGTATATTCTCTTCTAGAGAAGGTTTGCTCACAGGTGGCTGGTTATTTTGTGGTTTAATGTCCTGTTTTGGCTGCGAAGCAACTGGCACACTGTCTAGTCTCTGGCCACTTGACGACTCTTGTAATAAGACTGAAGAACCCTCCTGCCCGACTTTTTGGGCATCCTTCTTGGGTTTCTCGTCTGTTTTCGGCACAGGCACTTGTCCGACTTCGACATCATCTTTTGACATTTGATTTTCCTTATGATCGCTTGACATAGTTTCTCTGGATTTTGAATTAGTGTTCAAAGCTGTTTCACTTTTAGCATCCACTTTGGTATCAGGTGTTGACCTGGCTGTATCCTTGCTGTCTTCCTCTGCGTTTACTTGTGTGGATCGAGCCTGAGGTGGTTTGATCTTATCTTCCCCGTTAATTTTATAAGAGGGCTCCAACAAGAGTAATGCACGGTTAGCTGCTGCTTCCTTGTTAAAATTAGAGTCGGCAAATGATACATTATCCACGTCTGCATCAATATATTGTTTCTGAAACGTACGGATAGGAGTGGCAAGTCGAGCTCGATGGTGCCTAATAACCCTAAGTAGGTCAAGAAGAACAATTTCCTGTTTCTCCAACCAAAAAACAAGTTAAGTTCGGAGATTTAAATATTTACATGACAAAATTGGCGATTGAAAATAAAACCATtgtgaaataaaaattttaagcataaaatCTGGTTGCTGCTAACAAATTTCTGAGAGAAGTGGCAAATGCTTGACCGCATGAATGATACAAATGAGTATTCAAACTATCAGAATCCATGCTTCATCTCTTCAGTACGTCCTAATTTATATGAGAAACAAAGCACCTACATGAGACCTTAGCATGTAGAAGCACAAAACACCTGTATCATGACCACTAGCCGAGTTCCTCTGGAAGTGGCAAAGTTCACCGAAACAGACATATATCCTAATGCAATCTAGAGATTAGTACCTAGACACAGAATACAAAAAGAACTATTGCTGGGATGAGTTGGTTTGGATACAAAATCATGAGATTCTACTAGATTCATATCTGCGATACCCATGTAATGCACAAAGCAATGATTGAACAAACAATCCACTTATTGACCAAGATAGAAGGTATGCCACATTGCAGAGGGAGTACAGTGCAAAAATACGTATCTATTCTCACCTTAACACATAGATATTCTTCAAAATGTGAAGTTTTCACAAAGCATGACACCAAGATCTGTATTTTAGAACAAGTGAGATTGAATAACCAAGGAAAAATACAAATTATCACAAGATACGAGGAGACAACTTAAACTGTGGTCATGAGAAAATTTGTTTATATGACAAACATAATGCCAACGAACAAGATATACAAACTTTctctaaaataaaattattttacaaaCTAGTAAAAGTTGCATTCTCTGAGAACAGGTATTCAGAAGACACATTACAGGTATTCAGAAGACACA
It encodes:
- the LOC140841762 gene encoding histone H3.3; this translates as MARTKQTARKSTGGKAPRKQLATKAARKSAPTTGGVKKPHRYRPGTVALREIRKYQKSTELLIRKLPFQRLVREIAQDFKTDLRFQSHAVLALQEAAEAYLVGLFEDTNLCAIHAKRVTIMPKDIQLARRIRGERA